The segment AGCGGCCCACCGCCATGGCGCCGGAAAAGACGGCGAAGCCCAGCGCCGCGATCGACGCCGCACCCCCCAGATCCTCGCGCAGATAGACGGCGCTCCAGTCCAGGATCGCGCCCTCGCTCATGAAGGCCAGGAAGGTCAGCGCGCCCAGCAGCAGCGTGCCGCGGTCGGGCAGGGCGAGGCCCGTCGGCTCCGCCTGCTGATCGGCACTTCCGGGCAGGAAGCGGCGGTGCAGCGCGAAGAACAGGGCGAGCAGCGCCGCCGCGAGGATGGACGCCTGGACCGGCGGCGGCAGGACTTGCAGCAGCAGACCGCCCACCCCCGCGCCGAACAGGCCGCCCAGGCTCCACATGCCGTGCAGCGACGACATGATCGGCCGCCCGAGATGGCGCTCCACCAAAGCGCCGTGGGCGTTCATCGCCACGTCCATGGTGCCGCCCGCCGCCCCGAACAGGAACAGCACCGCGCACAGCGACAACAGGTCCGGCATCAGCGCCGGCAGCGGCAGGATCAGGGCGAAGGCCACGGCGGTGAGCCGGATCACCGGGGCGCTGCCGACGCGGCCGAGCAGGGGGCCCGTGCCGACCATGGCGGTCAGCGCCCCGGCGGCGAGGCAGAGCAGGGCGACGCCGAGCACGCCGGGGCTGAGGTCCAGGTGATCCTTGATCGCCGGGATCTGGGTGGCCC is part of the Azospirillum baldaniorum genome and harbors:
- a CDS encoding MFS transporter; amino-acid sequence: MQTATQDFTIREFADRAPGARLASLVAFFVNGSVFGVWATQIPAIKDHLDLSPGVLGVALLCLAAGALTAMVGTGPLLGRVGSAPVIRLTAVAFALILPLPALMPDLLSLCAVLFLFGAAGGTMDVAMNAHGALVERHLGRPIMSSLHGMWSLGGLFGAGVGGLLLQVLPPPVQASILAAALLALFFALHRRFLPGSADQQAEPTGLALPDRGTLLLGALTFLAFMSEGAILDWSAVYLREDLGGAASIAALGFAVFSGAMAVGRFCGDRLRQRFGGPVLVRAGAVLAFAGLAVALTGGGPVVAVAGFGLTGLGLSNVVPVLFSAAGAKAEGEAGQAIAAVATLGYAGVLTGPALLGFVAEASTVGFSFALVAALALVIAAASSRAVAQQG